In one Candidatus Rokuibacteriota bacterium genomic region, the following are encoded:
- a CDS encoding PCP reductase family protein, producing EAEARLERVPAGFMREMTRQEIEKAARGAGITTIDLARCEEWMVAIRSTMCQARGTRAEAGA from the coding sequence GAGGCCGAGGCGCGGCTCGAGCGCGTCCCCGCGGGCTTCATGCGCGAGATGACGCGGCAGGAGATCGAGAAGGCGGCGCGCGGGGCGGGGATCACCACCATCGACCTCGCGCGCTGCGAGGAGTGGATGGTGGCGATCCGCTCCACCATGTGCCAGGCGCGCGGCACCCGTGCGGAAGCCGGCGCGTGA
- a CDS encoding radical SAM protein, whose translation MTELPALEAAGRTRVPTAYSVSWNLTRRCNLRCDHCYISAGPGPRRPDELSTTECLRVMDEIAEVNPNIFLILTGGEPLLRPDLPALAAAGRERGFTVVVGTNGVLLRERQARLLRESGVQGVSLSLDSTDASRHDTFRRLPGAWQGAVRATEICRAEGLDFSLHMSVTEWNLGEIPDMIDLARELGATVLNLFFLVRCGRGEGLTDIAASEYERILTYLAKVQGAGAGRTDGLLVRARCAPQFRRIVWEMDPTSPLLQAYAEGSCPAGKHYCRITPEGDVTPSPFMPLAVGSLRERSFADLWRSAPVFTDLRTSRLHGRCGDCEFSKICGGCRCRAYATSGDYLAEDPACSYQPGAHGGIPIEVPAALTFGLEVSKELAWSEAASARLQAIPSFARGMVVQAVEAYARTAGHAVVTPAMLAEVRQRWGARFAPRA comes from the coding sequence GTGACGGAACTCCCCGCTCTCGAGGCCGCGGGCCGCACGCGGGTCCCCACGGCCTACTCGGTCTCGTGGAACCTCACCCGGCGTTGCAATCTCCGCTGCGACCACTGCTACATCTCGGCAGGGCCCGGGCCGCGCCGGCCGGATGAGCTGTCCACGACGGAGTGCCTGCGGGTGATGGACGAGATCGCCGAGGTCAACCCCAATATCTTCCTGATCCTCACGGGGGGCGAGCCGTTGCTGCGCCCGGATCTGCCGGCGCTGGCGGCCGCGGGGCGGGAGCGCGGCTTCACGGTGGTCGTGGGCACCAACGGCGTGCTGCTGCGGGAGCGGCAGGCGCGGCTCCTGCGTGAGTCCGGGGTGCAGGGCGTGAGCCTGTCGCTGGACTCGACGGATGCCTCGCGCCACGATACCTTCCGCCGCCTCCCGGGGGCCTGGCAGGGCGCCGTGCGCGCGACGGAGATCTGTCGGGCCGAGGGACTCGACTTCTCGCTGCACATGTCGGTCACCGAGTGGAATCTCGGGGAGATCCCGGACATGATCGACCTGGCGCGGGAGCTCGGCGCCACCGTCCTCAACCTGTTCTTCCTCGTGCGCTGCGGCCGCGGGGAGGGGCTCACCGACATCGCGGCGTCCGAGTACGAGCGCATCCTGACCTACCTGGCGAAGGTCCAGGGCGCCGGCGCTGGGCGCACTGACGGCCTGCTCGTCCGCGCCAGGTGCGCGCCGCAGTTCCGGCGGATCGTGTGGGAGATGGACCCGACATCCCCGCTGCTGCAGGCTTACGCGGAGGGCTCGTGCCCGGCCGGCAAACACTACTGCCGGATCACGCCCGAGGGTGACGTGACGCCCTCCCCGTTCATGCCGCTCGCGGTGGGCAGCCTGCGGGAGCGCTCGTTCGCCGATCTCTGGCGCTCCGCCCCGGTCTTCACGGATCTCCGCACGTCGAGGCTCCACGGCCGCTGCGGCGACTGCGAGTTTTCGAAGATCTGCGGCGGCTGCCGCTGCCGCGCGTACGCCACCTCCGGCGACTACCTCGCCGAGGATCCCGCCTGCTCGTACCAGCCGGGCGCGCACGGCGGCATTCCCATCGAGGTGCCCGCGGCGCTGACCTTCGGGCTCGAGGTGTCGAAGGAGCTTGCCTGGAGCGAGGCGGCCAGCGCTCGCCTGCAGGCGATCCCTTCCTTCGCCCGCGGCATGGTGGTGCAGGCGGTGGAGGCCTACGCGCGGACGGCCGGGCACGCCGTCGTCACCCCCGCGATGCTCGCGGAGGTCCGCCAGCGGTGGGGCGCCCGCTTTGCGCCGCGAGCCTAG
- a CDS encoding cytochrome ubiquinol oxidase subunit I encodes MSLFDRVARRSTLAVLGVSALFLLLVDPALAQEAGKAVEYRAFPIFDSRLAVWAVAQIHLNFAAFILGVPIFAVIIEIMGWRSGDRKYDWLAHELVKLTFAAFSTTALLGAALLFLLIGYYPKVWNYLTGIFFQTYWVYVLLFFLETFAVYLWYYGWDWLSGPRKWIHVSLGVLSNLIGTAILVVANSWVTFMVSPGGVDEAGNLKSLWGAINNFTWIPINIHRLIANIVFGGTICAAYAAFRFLSAKTDEERARYDWMGYVGNFVALSAFIVLPFAGYYLGREIYAYNQTMGITMMGGFMSWLWIIQAILIGILFIGSNYYLWLGMERIPGSERYRKYVPYLLMVLAAGFMVWATPRSLIVTLRETRAMGGTHHPILGLLGVMSAKNTAVNLMILTTFLSFVFYRRANKVSAKPWAGVGMAVQWAALGAAAAIVTFYGVYGYFVDSIVRIGFSVYQVAAVLSAIVVVMAIDIPMFRGARATGEIRWGSIAPRSQYVLILLAVTFTWLMGLMGFARSGIRQHWHVYGVLRDTSPEAFTPALGYASSVITVVTTIFFALVMFIFWLGSLGEKGKAA; translated from the coding sequence GTGAGCCTGTTCGACCGCGTCGCGCGCCGCTCGACCCTCGCCGTCCTAGGCGTCTCGGCGCTGTTCCTGCTGCTGGTGGATCCGGCGCTCGCGCAGGAGGCCGGCAAGGCCGTGGAGTACCGCGCCTTTCCCATCTTCGACTCGCGGCTCGCCGTCTGGGCCGTGGCGCAGATCCATCTCAACTTCGCCGCCTTCATCCTGGGCGTGCCCATCTTCGCCGTCATCATCGAGATCATGGGGTGGCGGAGTGGCGATCGTAAGTACGATTGGCTGGCACACGAGCTGGTGAAGCTCACCTTCGCCGCCTTCTCGACCACCGCGCTCCTGGGGGCCGCGCTCCTCTTCCTCCTGATCGGCTACTACCCCAAGGTCTGGAACTACCTGACGGGGATCTTCTTCCAGACTTACTGGGTCTACGTCCTGCTCTTCTTCCTCGAGACCTTCGCCGTGTACCTCTGGTACTACGGCTGGGACTGGCTCTCGGGCCCGCGGAAGTGGATCCACGTGTCGCTCGGCGTGCTGTCGAATCTGATCGGCACCGCCATCCTCGTCGTCGCCAACTCGTGGGTCACCTTCATGGTCTCCCCCGGCGGCGTCGACGAGGCCGGGAACCTCAAGAGCCTCTGGGGCGCCATCAACAACTTCACCTGGATTCCCATCAACATCCACCGCCTCATCGCCAACATCGTCTTCGGCGGCACCATCTGCGCGGCCTACGCCGCCTTCCGCTTCCTGTCCGCCAAGACCGACGAGGAGCGGGCGCGCTACGACTGGATGGGGTACGTCGGCAACTTCGTGGCGCTGTCCGCCTTCATCGTGCTCCCCTTCGCGGGCTACTACCTGGGGCGCGAGATCTACGCCTACAACCAGACCATGGGCATCACCATGATGGGCGGCTTCATGTCGTGGCTCTGGATCATCCAGGCCATTCTCATCGGCATCCTCTTCATCGGCTCCAACTACTATCTCTGGCTCGGCATGGAGCGCATCCCGGGGTCGGAGCGCTACCGCAAGTACGTGCCGTATCTCCTGATGGTCCTGGCCGCGGGCTTCATGGTCTGGGCGACGCCCCGGAGCCTGATCGTCACGCTGCGCGAGACGCGCGCCATGGGCGGCACCCACCACCCGATCCTCGGGCTCCTCGGCGTCATGTCGGCGAAGAACACCGCCGTCAACCTGATGATCCTCACGACGTTCCTGTCCTTCGTCTTCTACCGCCGCGCCAACAAGGTGTCCGCGAAGCCCTGGGCCGGCGTCGGGATGGCCGTCCAGTGGGCGGCGCTCGGGGCCGCGGCCGCCATCGTCACCTTCTACGGCGTCTACGGCTACTTCGTGGACTCCATCGTCAGGATCGGCTTCTCCGTGTACCAGGTAGCGGCCGTGCTCAGCGCGATCGTGGTGGTGATGGCCATCGACATCCCCATGTTCCGGGGCGCCCGGGCCACGGGCGAGATCCGCTGGGGCAGCATCGCGCCACGCTCCCAGTACGTGCTGATCCTCCTGGCGGTCACCTTCACCTGGCTCATGGGGCTCATGGGCTTCGCCCGTTCCGGCATCCGCCAGCACTGGCACGTCTACGGCGTGCTGCGCGACACTTCCCCGGAGGCGTTCACGCCGGCACTCGGTTACGCCTCTAGCGTGATCACCGTGGTCACGACCATCTTCTTCGCCCTCGTGATGTTCATCTTCTGGCTGGGGAGCCTTGGCGAGAAGGGCAAGGCGGCCTGA
- a CDS encoding c-type cytochrome, with the protein MRLPVPLKVSVFALAVMGSYTYYANSIPQIQSRPPEDLSLEGGNVTPEQLVKAGEKIFKDKGTCEICHRIGQKGTRAPDLAGIGATAAKRKPGMSAKAYLVESLLDPGAYLVEGYPAIMPKVDRPPIGLNRSELWAVAAFLQSQGGSVDMKLDDIPKTAGAEAAGGSAQAAEIRLPGDAKAGQAVFMGKGGCIACHKAGAIGASPVGPELTQIARIQTPEYIMGKILNPAALGTVAGYPPGVMPPTFGQTLTAREYLDLVAFLLTLKGDGAATAKR; encoded by the coding sequence ATGCGCCTGCCCGTCCCGCTCAAGGTGTCGGTGTTCGCGCTGGCGGTGATGGGCTCGTACACCTACTACGCGAACTCGATCCCGCAGATCCAGTCCAGGCCCCCCGAGGATCTGTCGCTGGAGGGCGGCAACGTGACGCCGGAGCAACTGGTCAAGGCCGGGGAGAAGATCTTCAAGGACAAGGGCACCTGCGAGATCTGCCACAGGATCGGCCAGAAAGGGACCCGTGCGCCAGACCTCGCCGGCATCGGTGCCACCGCCGCCAAGCGGAAGCCGGGCATGAGCGCGAAGGCCTACCTCGTGGAGTCGCTGCTCGATCCCGGCGCCTACCTCGTGGAGGGCTACCCTGCCATCATGCCGAAGGTGGACCGGCCGCCCATCGGGCTCAACCGCTCGGAGCTGTGGGCGGTGGCGGCGTTCCTCCAGTCGCAGGGCGGCAGCGTGGACATGAAGCTCGACGACATCCCGAAGACGGCGGGCGCGGAGGCCGCAGGCGGCTCCGCCCAGGCCGCCGAGATCAGGCTGCCGGGCGACGCCAAGGCGGGGCAGGCGGTGTTCATGGGCAAGGGCGGATGCATCGCCTGCCACAAGGCCGGCGCCATCGGGGCCTCGCCCGTGGGACCCGAGCTGACGCAGATCGCGCGCATCCAGACGCCGGAGTACATCATGGGCAAGATCCTCAACCCCGCCGCCCTCGGGACGGTGGCCGGCTACCCGCCCGGCGTCATGCCGCCCACGTTCGGCCAGACCCTCACCGCACGCGAGTATCTCGACCTGGTCGCCTTCCTCCTCACCCTCAAGGGTGACGGGGCCGCGACGGCGAAGAGATGA